The Cryptomeria japonica chromosome 9, Sugi_1.0, whole genome shotgun sequence DNA segment TTGCAATGACACAGGTCTTAACTACTTCTATATCTTTTCAGTTTTTTTGCCATAAATGCATGACTTTAAGGCTCAGTTCACACCATAGTTAAACAAACTTGAACTGTGAGTCATGCTGCACAAGTATCTTTTTCTCTGTAATTGAGGATTTGGATGATCTGTTCCTTTCTTTCTTATTTTTGGAGGCAGAATATATTCAAGCGTGTACCAGTTATAGTAAGAGGTGGTTTTCATGGCAGAGGGAAGACTGGTGATGCCAACAGGCTGAGGCTCCGGGATGCAGCTGCTAAGGCCTTAAAGCATGCTTCCTGTCATATGGTTCCAGTTTACGCAGATCCCGCTCTTAATGAACGTAGCTATGGTGATCTCCAGGTTTAGCTCTAATCCTTCACTTTTCAAGCATTTAGCTGTATATGACTCTTTATTATGTTTCTGAGATGAGGTTGAAATGGGTGAGGATATTACTTCCTAATATTTTCTGATTGTCAAAGATTCATCTACTGCCCATCCATGGCATGCATGTTTAGTCTTTTATCTCATTTAAACATCTTCTGCCAGTCATAGCACTTTTCAAAATTTTACCGAGCAGCCAAGATCTAACTGAAGGAAGATGTTTCCCATCAAACTCTAAGTCTTCCTTCATTTGAATTCCTTTTGCTGTCCGGATGTGAATTAAGTTTCAGCTCAACATTACATTTTCAAATTTTATCTGCAGGGTTTGAGCAAGGAGGCTGCAAGCAAAGAGTTTGGGGAAGAGACTGTGAAGATGTGGAGGAGGAGCTATGACACAAGGCCTCCCCATGGAGAAAGTCTGAAGGTTGGTTACTTAGGCTGCAAATACATCCAAGATTTGTGATATACAGAATTTGTATATACTTTTTCAATAGCCAGGATATACTAAAATTTGTTTCTCCCAGGATACTGCATCAAGAACTGTTAGATTTTTCAAGTCAACGGTGATCCCAAGGCTGGAGGAGCATCGGAATGTGCTTGTTGTGGCACATGGAAATGTTTTACGCTGTATCATTGCTCATCTAGCTGGGCTTAcagaaatggagatgttgcaacTTCAGGTTTGTTTCTCCTATTATTAGATAATCATTTTCACTTCTTATAGTTGATTCTGCTGCTACCTAGGGATTGATTTCTTTCTGGCCAGAAATTTAGCCGACAACTTTGATTTTTAGTATAAGATATACATTTTCTTACCTAAACTTAAGCATAAACCTGCACTGTGCAGGTCTTCACTGCCTTGCCTTACGCATATACCTTTGATGGTGGGACATTTTCTGAGGTTTGTGCACTGCCTCCTGTGGACCCCAATACAAATAGTCCTCAAGAAGGAATTCCATTGGGCATCTCATCTGTGTTCAAGACTGGTGATATCAATTCCCTTATTTGAGAGTTGACAATATGAGAAGCTTAACCCAGCAATTCAAGTTTTGCTGATCTATAAAAACCTGCAAGTTTCTGAATTGTAATTTAGGTCCATCTTTTATTTTCTGTTTTCCAGCTTTTGCCTGCTGTGAAAAAAATGTTTATAGATTATCATCTTCTGCAATTGAATAACTCAGAAATTTTTACACTTCCCACAGTTTGTAATCCCCTTGTCAAGCATAATTCCAAGAACATGAAGAATTCATGTTTGAATAGAATGCGGGGGCCTTGAGGGAATTAATTCTGTTATAAAAATTGAAATTGTTTGAGGCTCAGGTTCATTCTTTATTGGAGAATGTTTTATGGTTACACCAGCTTGGAGATATCATTTTTTAGAAGGGTATTCCTTTTGTTATTTGTAGAACTTGCTTCTTGATACTCAGTATGGATGTTGAGCTCTTTCCTTTACCTTTCAGGGAAAGTAACGATTTCTGTTGAAGATAACTTGCCAGGAAAATTTTAGCCATCTTGAGTGCTTATAACCGCATGATGTGTTGGCATACCTCATCTGTGGAAACAATGCATAGTTTATACCTCTGTTTTAAAGAGCTAATGAGTGGCAAGAATCTGTAGTTAAGTAGTTATTGTTCTTTTAATGTTGATAATCAAATCACTCTGTAATAAGGTATTTGTAGTTATGTAAGTTTAGAAACGACAGTTTCAGAAGGCATCTGCTGAATTAATATGCTAGCTTTTTTCAACATCAAAATCCGTTCAATCTCATTATCTTGGTTGTGTTGACGTGGCTCAAATcatatctaaagaaaaatcaatgcCGAGGCATTGCATTAATCGATTTGACAACGGAGGCATGTTAAATAGTCAAAAAGTTCATAAATGCTGAGTAGATAATATACACAACACTGATGGTTGAAATGGACCGCCGCTCTGCCTGCTTGACTAATGGCTCTCCCGCCTGCAAGAATTTGAATTCTCAGGCCGCTCTTGGTGTCGAAGTCTCTATGTCGGGTGGTTTGGGCTCCCCTCCCCCCTCTTGTGGGCGCCGCTATGG contains these protein-coding regions:
- the LOC131055114 gene encoding uncharacterized protein LOC131055114, producing the protein MELSSSFLPKWFFSPPSKLKQSAKRSVHLTLASTRIEHGTSTSKISAQNTKNHLVLLRHGESMWNHLNLFTGDVDIPLTEKGVMDALACGRAVSEIDFDIIFTSRLVRAKQTALIAMTQNIFKRVPVIVRGGFHGRGKTGDANRLRLRDAAAKALKHASCHMVPVYADPALNERSYGDLQGLSKEAASKEFGEETVKMWRRSYDTRPPHGESLKDTASRTVRFFKSTVIPRLEEHRNVLVVAHGNVLRCIIAHLAGLTEMEMLQLQVFTALPYAYTFDGGTFSEVCALPPVDPNTNSPQEGIPLGISSVFKTGDINSLI